A single window of Bacteroidales bacterium DNA harbors:
- a CDS encoding transketolase family protein has protein sequence MKIYTSTENKDTRSGFGDGLYEIAKQNPEVVALCADLTGSLKMDKFAKEFPERFFQTGIAEANLMGVAAGLAIGGKIPFAGTFAVFASGRVYDQVRQSIAYSNKNVKIAASHAGLTLGEDGASHQIMEDIGLMKGLPNMTVINTADYNQTKAATIAAAKHEGPVYLRFGRPKVPNFIPENQNFEIGKAVLMNEGTDVTVFATGHLLWKALKAGEILEKKGISIEIINIHTIKPLDRKAVLESVWKTKAVVTAEEHLLNGGMGDSIAQLLVRNNPVPMEYVAVDDVFGESGTAEQLLTKYGINTENIVEAVEKVLRRK, from the coding sequence ATGAAAATTTATACTTCTACAGAAAATAAAGACACACGTTCAGGTTTTGGCGATGGATTATATGAAATAGCAAAACAAAACCCTGAAGTAGTTGCATTATGTGCCGACCTTACAGGTTCATTAAAAATGGATAAATTTGCAAAAGAATTTCCCGAAAGGTTTTTCCAGACAGGAATAGCTGAGGCAAATTTAATGGGAGTTGCAGCAGGATTAGCTATTGGAGGAAAAATACCTTTTGCCGGCACTTTTGCTGTTTTTGCATCAGGAAGGGTTTATGACCAGGTAAGACAATCAATAGCTTATTCAAATAAAAATGTTAAAATAGCTGCTTCACATGCAGGATTAACATTAGGCGAAGATGGAGCTTCTCATCAAATTATGGAAGATATTGGCTTAATGAAAGGTTTGCCCAACATGACAGTTATTAATACTGCCGATTATAATCAAACAAAAGCTGCAACAATTGCTGCTGCAAAACATGAAGGTCCTGTGTATCTGCGTTTTGGAAGACCAAAAGTTCCTAATTTTATACCCGAAAATCAAAACTTTGAAATAGGAAAAGCAGTTTTAATGAATGAAGGAACCGATGTTACTGTTTTTGCAACAGGACATTTACTTTGGAAAGCATTAAAAGCAGGCGAAATTTTGGAGAAAAAAGGAATATCTATCGAAATAATAAATATACATACAATTAAACCTTTAGATAGAAAAGCAGTCTTAGAATCAGTTTGGAAAACAAAAGCAGTAGTTACTGCCGAAGAACATTTATTAAATGGTGGAATGGGTGATAGCATTGCACAATTGTTAGTAAGAAATAATCCTGTTCCGATGGAATATGTTGCAGTAGATGATGTTTTTGGCGAAAGTGGTACAGCCGAACAATTATTGACAAAATATGGTATTAATACTGAAAATATTGTTGAGGCAGTTGAAAAGGTTTTAAGACGAAAATAA
- a CDS encoding DUF2441 domain-containing protein, with amino-acid sequence MTKIQNKEFYHIQKLDFINKEWNVNNHYHIGSENNNFYRKLLNSLGSREFYDIPKVFLIRQLTDVLKLKPNKDERDYEKLFFESEQHLFQLEAIVDDVMVSFKQYLKWIQEEIFEKVRLEKFPDLPSRQKCLWICSLDDLPKWLKIFKGSENKILKIRVTGKIHKTDGLLIDSDTYFINEFEKRAIDYWTGKIEHKDEIEFLFHGDLEVLNVYDSVNEIKN; translated from the coding sequence ATGACAAAAATTCAAAACAAAGAATTTTATCATATTCAGAAGTTGGATTTTATTAATAAAGAGTGGAATGTAAATAATCATTACCACATTGGATCAGAAAATAATAATTTTTATCGAAAACTTCTTAATAGTTTAGGAAGCAGAGAATTTTATGACATTCCAAAAGTATTTTTGATAAGACAGTTAACAGATGTGTTAAAATTAAAACCAAATAAAGACGAAAGAGATTATGAAAAATTATTTTTTGAAAGCGAACAACATCTATTTCAATTAGAAGCTATTGTTGATGACGTTATGGTTTCATTTAAGCAATATCTTAAATGGATTCAAGAAGAAATATTTGAAAAAGTCAGATTAGAAAAATTTCCTGATTTACCTTCAAGACAAAAATGTCTATGGATTTGTAGTTTAGATGATTTGCCAAAATGGCTAAAAATATTTAAAGGCTCAGAAAATAAAATCTTAAAAATAAGAGTAACTGGAAAAATACACAAAACTGATGGATTATTAATTGATTCAGATACTTATTTTATAAATGAATTTGAAAAAAGAGCAATTGATTATTGGACAGGTAAAATTGAACATAAAGACGAAATTGAATTCTTGTTTCATGGAGATTTGGAAGTACTAAATGTTTATGATTCGGTTAATGAAATTAAAAATTAG
- a CDS encoding site-specific DNA-methyltransferase: protein MKRNNNIKGTETSSFGTNGRINHDSSKFYNSKLYKELTNNKQVIKETNPFPEDFLNSTIFGSAEDMSMIPDNSLHLMITSPPYNVSKEYDEDLSLTEYLEMLRKVFTETYRVLVNGGRACINVANLGRKPYIPLSDYISQMMIEIGFNMRGEIIWNKAASASPSTAWGSWMSASNPILRDIHEYILIFSKGDYKRDRKKVEKETKQNTISRDEFMEWTKSIWTFNAESARKVGHPAPFPINLPHRLIQLYSFTTDIILDPFMGSGTTAIAALKSNRNFVGFEINQEYIKLTEQRTAPFKNMLKLE, encoded by the coding sequence GTAAATTCTATAATTCAAAATTATATAAGGAACTAACTAATAACAAACAAGTAATAAAAGAAACTAACCCATTTCCCGAAGATTTTCTAAATTCAACTATATTTGGCTCAGCAGAAGATATGTCAATGATACCTGATAATTCATTACACTTAATGATTACTTCTCCACCTTACAATGTGTCAAAAGAGTATGACGAAGACTTATCTTTAACCGAGTATTTAGAAATGTTAAGAAAGGTATTCACTGAAACTTATCGGGTATTGGTAAATGGTGGTCGGGCTTGTATTAATGTAGCAAATCTTGGCAGAAAACCTTATATTCCGTTATCTGATTACATTTCACAAATGATGATAGAAATTGGTTTTAATATGCGTGGTGAAATAATTTGGAATAAAGCAGCAAGTGCAAGTCCTTCAACAGCTTGGGGTAGTTGGATGTCTGCTTCAAACCCAATATTAAGGGATATTCACGAATATATTTTAATATTCTCAAAAGGGGACTACAAAAGAGATAGAAAAAAAGTTGAAAAAGAAACAAAACAAAATACTATTTCGAGAGATGAATTTATGGAATGGACAAAATCAATATGGACTTTTAACGCTGAATCTGCAAGAAAAGTTGGTCATCCCGCACCATTTCCTATTAATTTACCACATAGATTGATACAATTATATTCATTTACAACTGATATTATTTTAGACCCATTTATGGGTAGTGGAACTACTGCCATTGCAGCTTTAAAAAGTAACAGAAACTTTGTGGGATTTGAAATAAATCAAGAATATATAAAATTAACGGAACAGAGAACTGCTCCATTTAAAAATATGTTAAAACTTGAATAA